One genomic region from bacterium encodes:
- a CDS encoding argininosuccinate synthase: MAKSKVKKVVLAYSGGLDTSIILRWLIEEYGCEVVCFAADLGQEEELAGLDEKAKKTGASKIYIEDLREEFVRDFVFPMFRAGAIYESYYLLGTSIARPLIGKRLVEIAQMEGADAISHGATGKGNDQVRFELTAYALAPDIRIIAPWREWKLGSREQLIAYAKKHNIPVPVTKAKPYSSDRNLLHISFEGGILENPWNEPSEDMFILSTSPEEAPDTPEYVEIEFKSGNPVKVNGKKLAPAALLKKLNEIGGRNGVGRVDIVENRFVGMKSRGVYETPGGTILRAAHKAVESLTMDREVMHMRDGLVPQYARLVYNGFWFAPEREALQVFMDQTQKNVTGTARIKLYKGNCIVAGRQSPNTLFDPETATFEKDTVYNQADATGFIKLNALRLRLMKKLLG, translated from the coding sequence ATGGCTAAATCCAAGGTGAAAAAGGTCGTTCTGGCTTACTCCGGCGGACTCGACACTTCCATCATCCTGCGCTGGCTCATAGAGGAATACGGCTGCGAAGTCGTCTGTTTTGCGGCCGACCTCGGGCAGGAAGAGGAGCTTGCAGGACTCGACGAAAAAGCCAAGAAAACCGGCGCTTCCAAGATCTACATAGAAGACCTCCGCGAGGAGTTCGTGCGCGATTTCGTCTTCCCTATGTTCCGCGCCGGGGCGATCTACGAGTCCTACTACCTTCTCGGGACCTCCATCGCCCGCCCCCTCATCGGAAAGCGCCTAGTCGAGATAGCCCAGATGGAGGGAGCCGACGCCATAAGCCACGGAGCCACCGGCAAGGGCAACGATCAGGTGCGCTTCGAGCTCACCGCCTACGCGCTGGCCCCCGACATCAGGATAATCGCCCCCTGGCGCGAGTGGAAGCTGGGCAGCCGCGAGCAGCTTATCGCCTACGCCAAAAAGCACAACATCCCGGTGCCCGTCACCAAGGCGAAGCCTTACTCCAGCGACAGGAACCTTCTCCACATCTCCTTCGAGGGCGGAATCCTTGAAAATCCCTGGAACGAGCCCTCCGAGGACATGTTCATCCTCTCGACCAGCCCCGAGGAGGCCCCCGACACCCCCGAGTACGTCGAGATCGAGTTCAAGAGCGGCAATCCGGTGAAGGTCAACGGCAAGAAGCTGGCCCCCGCCGCCCTTTTGAAGAAGCTCAACGAGATCGGCGGCAGAAACGGCGTCGGCAGGGTGGACATCGTGGAGAACCGCTTCGTGGGCATGAAGTCGAGAGGCGTCTACGAGACCCCCGGCGGCACCATCCTCCGCGCCGCGCACAAGGCGGTCGAGTCGCTGACGATGGACCGCGAGGTTATGCACATGCGCGACGGCCTCGTGCCCCAGTACGCCCGCCTCGTCTACAACGGCTTCTGGTTCGCGCCCGAGAGGGAAGCCCTGCAGGTCTTCATGGACCAGACGCAGAAGAACGTCACCGGCACAGCGCGCATTAAGCTCTACAAGGGCAACTGCATCGTCGCCGGACGCCAGAGCCCCAACACCCTCTTCGATCCCGAGACCGCCACCTTTGAAAAGGACACGGTCTACAATCAGGCCGACGCCACCGGCTTCATCAAGCTGAACGCCCTGCGCCTGCGCCTCATGAAGAAACTTCTGGGCTGA
- the argH gene encoding argininosuccinate lyase: MAEKPWGGRFCEETLKIVEIFTASIAFDKRMYRQDIRGSKAHARMLAKVGVLTEAEAKTLVDGLGEVEKAIERGEVDFPVSLEDIHMAVEKKLTELVGPVGGKLHTGRSRNDQVALDLRLYLSDEITLVLDLLRGLCETFAERAGRESGVLLPGYTHLQRAQPVTFGHHWLAYFEMFLRDVERMKDTLERTRRSPLGAGALAGTPYPLDREMVARELGFGEICRNSLDAVSDRDFALEFLFNCSVIMTHLSRLSEELVLWSSQEFRFITLSDGFCTGSSIMPQKKNPDVPELLRGKVGRVNGNLSALLTTMKSLPLAYNKDMQEDKEPVFDSLDTVKGSLAITIEMVRSLAINPGRAGEALKAGFVNATDLADYLAKKGMPFREAHEVAGKAVSHCEERSIGLEELTLDRLREFSPLIEEDIYDALSIERSVSARKAAGGPAPENVRAESEKALLRLDALWPRSA; the protein is encoded by the coding sequence ATGGCCGAGAAACCCTGGGGAGGGAGATTTTGCGAGGAGACGTTGAAGATCGTCGAGATCTTCACGGCTTCCATAGCTTTCGACAAGAGGATGTACCGTCAGGACATCCGGGGGTCGAAGGCGCACGCCCGGATGCTGGCGAAGGTGGGGGTGCTCACCGAAGCCGAGGCGAAAACCCTCGTCGACGGCCTCGGCGAGGTGGAAAAGGCGATCGAGCGCGGCGAGGTCGACTTCCCCGTCTCTCTCGAAGACATCCACATGGCGGTGGAGAAGAAACTCACGGAACTGGTCGGGCCGGTCGGGGGAAAACTCCACACCGGCAGGAGCAGAAACGATCAGGTAGCGCTCGACCTGCGCCTCTACCTCTCCGACGAGATAACCCTCGTTCTCGACCTCCTGCGGGGGCTCTGCGAGACCTTCGCCGAGAGGGCGGGAAGGGAATCCGGCGTTCTCCTCCCCGGCTACACCCACCTCCAGCGGGCCCAGCCGGTGACCTTCGGCCACCACTGGCTTGCCTACTTCGAGATGTTCCTACGGGACGTCGAGAGGATGAAGGACACCCTCGAAAGAACCCGCCGCTCGCCCCTCGGCGCGGGCGCGCTGGCCGGAACCCCCTACCCCCTCGACCGCGAGATGGTGGCGCGGGAACTGGGTTTCGGCGAGATATGCCGAAACAGCCTCGACGCGGTCTCCGACAGGGATTTCGCCCTCGAATTTCTCTTCAACTGCTCGGTGATAATGACCCACCTCTCCCGGCTGAGCGAGGAACTGGTCCTCTGGTCGAGCCAGGAGTTCCGCTTCATAACCCTCTCCGACGGTTTTTGCACCGGCTCCTCGATAATGCCCCAGAAGAAGAACCCCGACGTGCCGGAGCTTCTTCGCGGGAAGGTAGGGAGGGTCAACGGAAACCTCTCCGCGCTCCTCACCACCATGAAATCCCTGCCTCTGGCCTACAACAAGGACATGCAGGAGGACAAGGAGCCTGTCTTCGACTCCCTCGACACCGTCAAGGGCTCGCTGGCGATTACCATCGAGATGGTCCGCTCCCTCGCCATAAACCCCGGCCGCGCCGGAGAGGCCTTGAAGGCTGGTTTCGTAAACGCCACAGACCTCGCCGACTACCTCGCGAAAAAGGGTATGCCCTTCAGGGAGGCGCACGAAGTGGCGGGCAAGGCCGTGTCCCACTGCGAGGAGCGCTCCATCGGCCTGGAGGAGCTTACCCTCGACCGGCTAAGGGAGTTCTCGCCGCTCATCGAGGAGGACATCTACGACGCCCTCTCCATCGAGAGGAGCGTCTCCGCCCGGAAAGCAGCCGGAGGCCCCGCGCCGGAAAACGTCCGCGCCGAGAGCGAAAAAGCCCTCCTCCGGCTCGACGCGCTCTGGCCCAGAAGCGCCTGA
- the argF gene encoding ornithine carbamoyltransferase has translation MIRHFLSLQDFSRDELLEILSFAAELKKKQLEGVPHKLLAGKTLGMLFDKSSTRTRVSFEVGMTQLGGHAIFLSPRDTQIGRGEPIKDTARVLSRYVDMLMIRTYSHENVEELARWGSVPVINGLTDRLHPCQVMADLQTVIERLGTLEGITVAWVGDGNNMSHSWIEAAAAMGFTLRLACPPGYLPSPAIIGPAKEAGAKISLCSFPAEAVRGADVVTTDVWTSMGQEEEKEKRKHDFAGYMVDERLLSLASDRSIFLHCLPAYRGEEVSDGVMESSRSAVWDQAENRLHIQKAIMVTLFNY, from the coding sequence ATGATCAGACATTTTCTGAGCCTTCAGGATTTTTCGAGGGACGAACTTCTGGAGATTCTCTCTTTCGCGGCGGAGTTGAAGAAAAAGCAGCTCGAAGGCGTTCCCCACAAGCTGCTGGCCGGAAAGACCCTCGGCATGCTCTTCGACAAGTCCTCTACGCGCACCCGCGTCTCCTTCGAGGTCGGAATGACGCAGCTCGGGGGCCACGCCATCTTTTTGTCGCCCCGCGACACGCAGATAGGGCGCGGGGAGCCGATAAAGGACACCGCCCGCGTCCTCTCGCGCTACGTGGACATGCTGATGATACGAACCTATTCCCACGAGAACGTCGAGGAGCTGGCGCGCTGGGGTTCGGTGCCTGTTATCAACGGCCTCACCGACCGCCTCCACCCCTGTCAGGTGATGGCCGACCTCCAGACCGTGATCGAGCGCCTCGGAACCCTCGAAGGAATCACCGTCGCGTGGGTCGGCGACGGGAACAATATGTCCCACTCCTGGATAGAGGCGGCGGCGGCGATGGGCTTTACGCTTCGCCTCGCCTGCCCGCCGGGATACCTCCCGAGCCCCGCGATAATCGGACCGGCGAAAGAGGCCGGGGCGAAAATATCCCTCTGTTCCTTCCCGGCGGAGGCCGTGCGGGGGGCGGACGTGGTCACCACCGACGTGTGGACCTCGATGGGGCAGGAGGAGGAAAAGGAGAAGCGAAAGCACGACTTCGCGGGCTACATGGTGGACGAAAGGCTCCTCTCCCTCGCCTCCGACCGCTCGATCTTCCTCCACTGCCTCCCGGCATACCGGGGCGAGGAGGTGAGCGACGGAGTGATGGAATCGAGCCGCTCGGCGGTTTGGGATCAGGCCGAAAACCGCCTTCATATACAGAAGGCTATTATGGTAACTCTCTTCAATTATTAG
- a CDS encoding diguanylate cyclase yields MANNRSEKREEAGEPSVGSAFFRLMVPALYGALLLFGIFSSPDFPPAVLVGALGVYTVYLLWRVFAIFSEQARREGQGVPVASAVELGLLAVFALGTAFQLIPEAAPAWLIAHAAVFVLLSSVARWPEILLLSLCAVAVGKLSPGVLGENWLPASAGLLLVSLCGTIPVAIQKGRLGQLKKRYERMKLDTERRGDSPSEGDEPLYRLEASVQAAISEIREAMDAHSCLLALKTPQGSLYLKHIVGEVGDVAYEARVKLKGSLFHWVLSNKKETVLPLVSDPQKMLGYYDSQVNVKSFAAVPLVIGGRVEGIVAVDSLKEGWFPAEKMPILRLAGKQISSMMDHCREMEQASLQIKDLRVFREYSKLLAASPLPRDLPLLTLNVVRERLSPDFAALVFVADKSEMEIAAVSGKEEEELKGKTFDSSESLSEWVVGSNKYLLCTRKEDLPAKPLFSRDIAAKGYETLLVYPIASRGSAIGVLVAGWEEPNAMEQSALDFCGILTRQLALALVHARDAERLRRALAVDETTGLLSHSGFVSLLEHEARRTRRYGRGLSILIYDVDQFAKLAESYGQEALRVLLSGLGKLVGNDLRDGEIAAYLGGGRFGMLIPEVEGEEAVKMADRLCRIIAATSLPWNDMQLRVTVSMGICCWRGDEDNAQKMAGRAETALYEAKRSGGNRVVLKSRD; encoded by the coding sequence ATGGCAAACAACCGTAGCGAAAAAAGGGAAGAGGCGGGGGAGCCCTCGGTCGGCAGCGCCTTTTTCCGGCTGATGGTTCCGGCGCTTTACGGGGCGCTTCTCCTTTTCGGAATATTCTCTTCGCCCGACTTTCCCCCGGCGGTGCTGGTCGGCGCTCTCGGAGTGTACACGGTCTACCTTCTCTGGCGCGTCTTCGCCATCTTCTCCGAGCAGGCGAGGCGCGAGGGGCAGGGCGTTCCCGTCGCCAGCGCGGTGGAGCTCGGCCTCCTCGCGGTCTTCGCTCTCGGCACCGCTTTTCAGCTCATCCCCGAGGCCGCCCCGGCCTGGCTGATAGCTCACGCCGCCGTCTTCGTGCTCCTCTCCTCGGTGGCGAGGTGGCCGGAAATTCTCCTCCTCAGTCTTTGCGCGGTAGCCGTCGGCAAGCTGTCGCCGGGAGTCCTCGGCGAAAACTGGCTTCCCGCCTCGGCGGGCCTTCTTCTGGTTTCGCTGTGCGGGACTATCCCGGTCGCAATCCAGAAAGGGCGGCTCGGCCAGCTCAAGAAACGCTACGAGAGGATGAAGCTCGACACCGAAAGGCGGGGAGACTCTCCCTCGGAAGGCGACGAGCCGCTCTACCGCCTCGAAGCGTCGGTGCAGGCCGCCATTTCCGAGATACGCGAAGCGATGGACGCGCACAGCTGCCTTCTGGCTCTCAAGACTCCTCAGGGAAGCCTTTATCTGAAGCACATCGTGGGAGAGGTGGGCGACGTCGCCTACGAGGCGAGGGTCAAGCTCAAGGGCTCGCTCTTCCACTGGGTTCTGAGCAACAAAAAAGAGACGGTCCTGCCGCTGGTGAGCGACCCCCAAAAGATGCTCGGCTATTACGATTCGCAGGTCAACGTAAAGAGCTTCGCAGCCGTTCCCCTGGTTATAGGGGGCCGGGTCGAAGGGATTGTCGCGGTGGACAGCCTGAAGGAAGGGTGGTTCCCGGCGGAAAAGATGCCCATTCTTCGCCTCGCGGGAAAGCAGATATCCTCCATGATGGACCACTGCCGGGAGATGGAGCAGGCTTCGCTGCAGATAAAGGATCTTCGGGTCTTCCGCGAATACTCCAAGCTTCTTGCCGCCTCCCCCCTCCCGAGGGACCTTCCCCTCCTGACGCTGAACGTCGTCCGCGAGAGGCTTTCCCCCGATTTCGCGGCGCTTGTCTTCGTCGCCGACAAAAGCGAGATGGAGATAGCGGCGGTGAGCGGCAAGGAGGAGGAAGAGCTTAAGGGAAAGACCTTCGACTCCTCCGAAAGCCTCTCCGAATGGGTGGTAGGGTCCAATAAGTACCTGCTTTGCACCCGCAAGGAAGACCTGCCTGCCAAGCCCCTCTTCTCCAGGGATATTGCGGCGAAGGGTTACGAGACGCTTCTCGTCTACCCGATTGCCTCACGGGGCAGCGCGATAGGCGTTCTCGTCGCGGGGTGGGAGGAGCCGAACGCGATGGAGCAGTCCGCCCTCGATTTTTGCGGCATACTGACGCGCCAGCTCGCCCTCGCCCTGGTGCACGCCAGGGACGCCGAGAGGCTCCGAAGGGCGCTGGCGGTAGACGAGACCACCGGCCTTCTCTCCCACTCCGGCTTCGTCTCGCTGCTTGAGCACGAGGCCAGAAGGACCCGCCGGTACGGGCGCGGCCTCTCGATACTCATCTACGACGTGGACCAGTTCGCCAAGCTAGCCGAGAGCTACGGGCAGGAGGCGCTGAGGGTGCTTTTGTCCGGGCTCGGAAAGCTGGTCGGCAACGACCTTCGCGACGGGGAGATAGCGGCCTACCTCGGCGGCGGCAGGTTCGGAATGCTGATTCCCGAGGTGGAAGGGGAGGAGGCCGTCAAGATGGCCGACCGCCTCTGCCGGATAATCGCCGCGACCTCTCTGCCGTGGAACGACATGCAGTTGCGTGTAACGGTCAGCATGGGGATCTGCTGCTGGCGCGGGGACGAGGACAACGCGCAGAAGATGGCGGGGAGGGCGGAGACGGCTCTTTACGAGGCGAAGCGGTCGGGGGGGAACAGGGTGGTTCTCAAGAGTCGCGACTAG
- the panB gene encoding 3-methyl-2-oxobutanoate hydroxymethyltransferase, producing the protein MPKITAPDLLARKRKGPPITMVTAYDYPTAKLVDSAGIDVVLVGDSLGMVCLGYPDTVSVTMEEMLHHTAAAARGTQSAMVIADMPFLSYQVSVEEAVRNAGRFLKEGRADAVKLEGGVHQAAAVAAIVRAGIPVFGHIGLTPQTAGQLGGFKVQGRDTQTALRLVEDAKALEAAGAFGIVIECVPSTLAAKITSEVSIPTVGIGAGPHCDGQVLVFHDMTGLYDRFTPKFVKKYFDASLGIKEALKKYKEEVENRTFPGEEHQF; encoded by the coding sequence ATGCCGAAAATAACCGCCCCCGACCTCTTGGCCCGCAAAAGAAAGGGCCCGCCTATAACGATGGTCACCGCCTACGACTACCCGACGGCGAAACTCGTCGATTCGGCGGGAATCGACGTGGTCCTCGTGGGCGACAGCCTCGGAATGGTCTGCCTCGGCTACCCCGACACCGTCTCCGTGACGATGGAGGAGATGCTCCACCACACGGCGGCGGCGGCGCGAGGGACCCAAAGCGCGATGGTGATCGCCGACATGCCCTTCCTGTCCTATCAGGTCAGCGTGGAGGAGGCGGTGCGAAACGCCGGGAGGTTCTTAAAGGAAGGGCGCGCCGACGCGGTAAAGCTGGAGGGCGGCGTGCATCAGGCCGCCGCGGTGGCGGCGATTGTCAGGGCTGGGATTCCGGTGTTCGGCCACATCGGGCTCACCCCCCAGACGGCGGGGCAGCTTGGCGGCTTCAAGGTTCAGGGGCGCGACACCCAGACGGCGCTCCGGCTCGTCGAGGACGCCAAAGCCCTCGAAGCGGCGGGGGCCTTCGGGATAGTCATCGAGTGCGTCCCCTCGACGCTGGCGGCGAAAATCACGAGTGAGGTCTCGATCCCCACCGTCGGCATAGGCGCCGGGCCCCACTGCGACGGTCAGGTGCTGGTCTTCCACGACATGACGGGACTGTACGACCGGTTCACCCCCAAATTCGTAAAAAAGTACTTCGACGCCTCGCTCGGAATAAAAGAAGCCCTGAAAAAATACAAAGAAGAAGTGGAAAACCGCACTTTCCCCGGCGAAGAGCACCAGTTCTAG
- a CDS encoding acetylornithine transaminase: protein MNNSEIIALGEKHIMNTYARFPIALVRGAGMKVWDADGKEYLDFLAGIAVCNLGHCHPKVTEAITLQAGKLLHVSNLYHIEPQALLAQWLTSHTFADRVFFCNSGAEANEGAIKLARKYHFDRCEVRRQIVVSATMSFHGRTLATLTATGQEKVKKGFSPLPEGFIHVAYDDLLALESVVGETTAAVILEPVQGEGGVRVPSPGYLAKVRELCDKKGALLIFDEVQTGAGRTGTFLASEGEGVTPDMATMAKGLGGGVPLGALLATSAVAEHFVPGTHATTFGGNPLSASAGLAAMKALEEENLLANCRETGAYFLEKLSSLAKKFPVARAARGRGLLLGLELAPSLPAVSVVKELMAEGFLTGTAGESVLRFAPPLIVTKKEVDALVAALEKTLSAGRKI, encoded by the coding sequence ATGAATAATTCCGAAATTATCGCCCTTGGCGAAAAGCACATAATGAACACCTACGCCCGGTTCCCCATCGCGCTTGTGCGGGGGGCGGGGATGAAGGTCTGGGACGCCGACGGGAAGGAGTACCTTGATTTTCTGGCGGGCATAGCCGTCTGCAACCTCGGCCACTGCCACCCGAAGGTCACCGAGGCTATCACCCTTCAGGCGGGCAAGCTCCTCCACGTCTCCAACCTCTACCACATAGAGCCGCAGGCGCTCCTCGCCCAGTGGCTGACCTCCCACACCTTCGCCGACAGGGTCTTTTTCTGCAACTCCGGCGCGGAGGCGAACGAGGGAGCCATAAAGCTGGCCCGGAAGTACCACTTCGACCGGTGCGAGGTGAGGCGGCAGATTGTCGTGAGCGCCACGATGAGCTTTCACGGCAGAACGCTGGCCACCCTCACCGCCACCGGGCAGGAGAAGGTGAAGAAGGGGTTTTCCCCCCTTCCCGAGGGGTTTATCCACGTCGCCTACGACGACCTCCTCGCCCTTGAAAGCGTGGTCGGCGAGACCACCGCCGCCGTAATCCTCGAACCCGTTCAGGGCGAGGGAGGCGTCCGGGTTCCCTCGCCGGGGTATCTGGCGAAGGTGCGGGAGCTCTGCGACAAAAAGGGCGCGCTTCTCATCTTCGACGAGGTGCAGACCGGGGCCGGGAGAACCGGAACCTTTCTCGCAAGCGAAGGCGAGGGGGTAACCCCCGACATGGCGACAATGGCCAAGGGTCTCGGCGGGGGAGTGCCCCTGGGGGCGCTGCTCGCGACCTCGGCGGTAGCGGAGCATTTCGTTCCGGGGACCCACGCCACCACTTTCGGCGGCAACCCCCTTTCGGCCTCCGCGGGGCTCGCCGCCATGAAGGCGCTGGAGGAAGAGAACCTCCTCGCGAACTGCCGGGAGACCGGGGCGTACTTTCTGGAAAAGCTCTCCTCTCTGGCGAAAAAATTCCCCGTGGCGCGGGCTGCGAGAGGGCGGGGACTTCTCTTGGGCCTCGAACTGGCCCCTTCCCTCCCGGCGGTATCGGTAGTGAAGGAGCTGATGGCGGAAGGCTTTCTGACAGGAACGGCGGGGGAGAGCGTGCTTCGGTTCGCTCCGCCGCTTATCGTAACTAAAAAAGAGGTGGACGCTCTTGTCGCGGCCCTCGAAAAGACCCTTTCGGCGGGAAGGAAAATATAA
- a CDS encoding 2-dehydropantoate 2-reductase has protein sequence MRIAIIGPGALGSLFAALLARSGHFVRLVDRDSARAEKINAGGLRLWEGEALSVVPVRAIAPPFREEPFDLVLVTVKSADTREAAKTAGALMGPDSAVLTLQNGLGGAEILCEELGAKRVLVGVTAQGATLLGPGEVRHGGAGETIIGPASPKGNIGLRFSDIFASSKIPVRFTSDIQPHVWKKLAANCGINALTAILGVRNGLIPEITEAAELSALAVRETVRVAQSLEIDLGEEEEVVSWVLGVAKATGENRSSMLQDLERGNPTEIDFINGAVARLGQKAGVPCPVNMTLTRLVTALVKAGRIQPCRK, from the coding sequence GTGAGGATCGCCATCATCGGACCCGGAGCTCTTGGCTCCCTCTTCGCCGCGCTGCTTGCCCGCTCGGGGCACTTCGTCCGCCTCGTGGACCGCGACTCCGCGCGCGCCGAAAAGATTAACGCCGGGGGGCTGCGTCTGTGGGAGGGGGAAGCGCTCTCCGTGGTTCCAGTCCGCGCTATAGCCCCTCCTTTTCGCGAAGAACCCTTCGATCTCGTCCTCGTCACCGTAAAATCCGCCGACACCCGCGAAGCCGCTAAAACGGCCGGAGCACTCATGGGCCCCGACTCGGCTGTGCTGACCCTTCAGAACGGCCTCGGCGGCGCTGAGATACTCTGCGAGGAACTCGGCGCAAAGCGTGTTCTCGTAGGGGTCACGGCGCAAGGGGCGACCTTACTCGGTCCCGGAGAGGTTCGCCACGGGGGGGCGGGAGAGACAATCATCGGCCCCGCCTCGCCTAAGGGCAACATCGGCCTTCGTTTTTCCGATATCTTCGCCTCCTCGAAGATACCCGTCCGCTTCACCTCCGACATCCAGCCCCACGTCTGGAAAAAGCTCGCCGCGAACTGCGGCATCAACGCGCTCACCGCTATTCTGGGTGTGCGAAACGGCCTCATACCCGAAATTACCGAGGCCGCCGAACTCTCGGCGCTGGCGGTGAGGGAAACCGTCCGCGTCGCTCAAAGTCTGGAGATAGACCTCGGCGAGGAGGAGGAAGTGGTAAGCTGGGTTCTCGGGGTCGCAAAGGCCACAGGAGAAAACCGCTCCAGCATGCTTCAGGACCTCGAAAGAGGCAACCCCACCGAGATTGACTTCATAAACGGCGCCGTGGCGCGCCTCGGGCAGAAGGCCGGTGTCCCCTGCCCCGTCAACATGACTCTCACGAGACTCGTCACTGCGCTTGTAAAAGCCGGGAGGATACAGCCATGCCGAAAATAA